In Blattabacterium cuenoti, the following proteins share a genomic window:
- a CDS encoding adenylosuccinate synthase produces the protein MPLNVIVGLQWGDEGKGKITDLLSKNSDYVIRYQGGNNSGHSIHINNRHFVLHLIPSGIIYSHVNCIIGPGVVIDPKSLIQEIKNLESFGINTDKIYLSNRAHVIMPYHRLLDKYQEESLGKMSIGTTHRGIGPAYADKIGRVGIRIVDLMNIDLFRIKLKKNIDFKNQIITKIYKGDPIFFESIYEEYIEYAKIISHRIIDAVYEIHNAFHKRKKILFEGAQAMLLDINYGTYPYVTTSSCSTGGVCTGAGVPPSFLKNFIGIAKAYTTRVGNGPFPTEIKGDESSLIREKGNEYGTTTNRPRRCGWLDLVSLKYSCMINGINHLIITKLDVLSTLKVIKVCIEYRYNGKIIKYFPANIENNNIEVVYIEFYGWEKEIYHIRNYENLPENCKKYLKFIENYLNIRILLISVGPERTQNIIKNKSFF, from the coding sequence ATGCCTTTAAATGTTATTGTTGGTCTCCAATGGGGTGACGAGGGAAAAGGAAAAATTACGGATTTACTTTCTAAAAACTCAGATTATGTAATTCGTTATCAGGGTGGAAATAACTCTGGTCATTCTATCCATATTAATAATCGTCATTTTGTTCTTCATTTAATACCTTCTGGTATTATTTATTCTCATGTTAATTGTATTATAGGTCCTGGAGTAGTAATAGATCCAAAATCTCTGATACAAGAAATTAAAAACTTAGAGTCTTTTGGAATTAATACAGATAAAATCTATTTATCAAATAGAGCTCACGTAATAATGCCTTATCACCGTCTATTAGATAAATATCAAGAAGAATCTTTAGGAAAAATGTCCATTGGAACAACACATCGTGGAATAGGGCCAGCTTATGCAGATAAAATAGGTCGTGTTGGAATACGCATTGTAGACCTTATGAATATAGATTTATTTCGAATAAAATTAAAAAAAAATATTGATTTTAAAAATCAAATTATCACAAAAATTTATAAAGGAGATCCTATTTTTTTTGAATCTATTTATGAAGAATACATAGAATATGCAAAAATCATTTCTCATAGAATAATAGATGCAGTTTATGAAATACATAATGCTTTTCATAAAAGAAAAAAAATTTTATTTGAAGGTGCTCAAGCGATGTTATTAGACATTAACTATGGAACGTATCCGTACGTTACTACTTCATCTTGTTCAACAGGTGGCGTATGTACAGGGGCTGGAGTTCCTCCTAGTTTTTTAAAAAATTTCATAGGAATAGCAAAAGCATACACTACACGTGTAGGAAATGGACCTTTTCCTACAGAAATAAAAGGAGATGAAAGCTCTTTAATTAGAGAGAAAGGTAATGAATATGGTACTACTACAAATCGTCCAAGACGATGTGGATGGTTAGATTTGGTTTCTTTGAAATATTCTTGTATGATAAATGGAATTAATCATTTAATTATTACAAAATTAGATGTATTAAGCACATTGAAAGTAATTAAAGTCTGCATAGAATATAGGTATAATGGAAAAATTATTAAATATTTTCCAGCAAACATAGAAAATAATAATATAGAAGTAGTTTATATAGAATTTTATGGTTGGGAAAAAGAAATATATCATATTAGAAATTATGAAAATTTACCTGAAAATTGTAAAAAATATCTTAAATTTATTGAAAATTACCTGAATATAAGAATATTATTGATTTCTGTAGGTCCTGAAAGAACCCAAAATATTATTAAAAATAAATCTTTTTTTTAA